In a genomic window of Helianthus annuus cultivar XRQ/B chromosome 10, HanXRQr2.0-SUNRISE, whole genome shotgun sequence:
- the LOC110880882 gene encoding uncharacterized protein LOC110880882 has translation MREEYCPRDEIQKLENEYYNLKMEGSEIKAYTKRSHELANMCPNLSRPPPRRIELYIKGLAPSVKSLVTAANLNNLPQIIRLAHKITDQEVERGSLPPRVSATIHTATATTPASDNKRKWNDADKATSASQSQKRPDNSNNRNFSQSSSVNQGQSSNPSQGSYVGRKPKCNKCVYHHHGPGVRACHRCDKVGHMAKHCRAPYPKQQQQQNQQQQQQHQQQQRQQPHQNQEFSQRLGLTPTPLEAKHVVELADGKTIEASHVLFGCKLDLVGQVFDIDLLPVTLGSFDIVVGMDWLSKHRADIHCKEKIVRILLPSGESLSVQGHRSGAMVGEKKIEDLPVVSEFADVFPEELPGLPPHRQVEFHIDLTPGAAPIARAPYRLAPGELQELSNQLQEGCTMVSSGWLVTGKGGSGDEVVVVDVYVGGLQ, from the exons atgcgggaggagtactgtcctcgtgaCGAGATTCAGAAGCTCGAGAACGAGTACTACAATCTGAAGATGGAGGGGTCCGAGATCAAGGCTTACACGAAACGATCTCATGAGCTAGCAAACATGTGCCCTAACTTGTCTCGACCCCCACCTCGAAGAATTGAGTTGTATATCAAGGGCCTAGCACCATCAgtaaagagtttggtcactgctgCAAATCTTAACAACCTGCCTCAGATCATCCGTTTAGCACACAAGATTACCGACCAAGAGGTCGAGCGTGGATCGTTACCGCCTCGTGTTTCTGCTACTATCCAtactgctacagctaccacacctgctagtgataacaagcgtaaATGGAATGATGCTGACAAAGCGACCAGTGCGAGTCAATcacagaaaaggccagacaacagcaataATCGCAACTTCAGCCAGTCCTCTTCTGTTAACCAGGGTCAGAGCAGCAATCCGAGCCAAGGCTCCTACGTTGGTAGGAAgccaaagtgcaacaagtgtgtTTATCATCATCATGGACCGGGTGTCCGAGCTTGCCATAGGTGTGATAAGGTGGGCCATATGGCAAAACACTGTAGAGCTCCGTATCCaaagcaacagcagcagcagaatcagcagcaacaacagcagcatcaGCAACAGCAGAGGCAACAGCCCCATCAGAACCAAG AGTTCAGTCAACGATTAGGGTTAACTCCAACACCTCTAGAAgctaagcatgtagtagaattagcagatggtaagacgattgAAGCTTCACATGTCCTTTTTGGGTGTAAACTAGATCttgtgggtcaagtgtttgacattgacctccttcctGTTACCCTCGGTAGTTTCGACATAGtggttggtatggactggttgtccaagcacCGTGCTGACATCCATTGTAAAGAGAAAATCGTACGTATTCttctccctagtggagaatctCTATCGGTTCAAGGGCATCGCAGTGGTGCGATGGTTG GAGAAAAGAAGATCGAAGACCTGCCAGTTGTTAGTGAATTTGCTGATGTGTTTCCTGAGGAACTTCCCggtttacctcctcaccgtcaggtggaatttcataTTGATCTTACACCAGGAGCggccccaattgctcgagctccttatcGCCTTGCACCTGGGGAGTTGCAAGAGTTATCTAATCAACTTCAAGAA GGCTGCACCATGGTCAGTAGTGGCTGGCTGGTGACGGGTAAAGGTGGCTCCGGTGATGAAGTTGTGGTTGTTGACGTTTATGTGGGTGGTCTACAATAG